The Desulfovulcanus ferrireducens genome has a window encoding:
- a CDS encoding protein-disulfide reductase DsbD family protein yields MKTIVKLFIFFIIIPFFSVPSAYGQSYPLDTKWEVYTLDDTGTDFQALAILWLIPKEGWHTYAHTPTSLGQPTTVTATLSPAAAANDRLQLPVFYPPGQKQKDIFDPEIEVRVYEGPTPIFIPLPAIPGQDQTISAHIRLLLCSAKSCYPVDTNLELKFTAQILNKLKPAQNQPWWVQWLKSISQSSNIQHSTFNIQHYNFSPLSFTPGLEVTNLSRAALLAMLAGLILNFMPCVLPVISLKLRGMLPRETEGKSLRQKKRAFRIHNFFFALGMLLYFSALALIISLTGMAWGQIFQDSKVVLVLSLLVFALSLSLFEVYDLPIIDLKHKSTAIKHPHTEALFTGILATLLATPCSGPFLGGVLAWTLTQPQDIIALVLFCIGLGMASPYLIMALFPGLIRIFPKPGPWTLYLEKILGFLLLATCIYLISLLPDSLVLRALVMFWVIGFGAWMWGKWTNLNQSRLKRWSIRLLAIGLIFSAGFFLFIEPKSPEPWENFESQKFTRLLGQENFILDFTADWCSNCKFLEKTVLTPGFLNDLKVKHGLRLIRVDLTRANPSGQNLLKALGSHSIPTLAIFSKENPQSPLIIRDLFTRSQLEKAIKQALANAASKP; encoded by the coding sequence ATGAAAACAATAGTCAAACTTTTTATTTTTTTTATCATCATCCCTTTCTTTTCTGTCCCTTCTGCCTATGGACAGAGTTATCCCCTGGATACCAAGTGGGAAGTGTATACCCTCGATGATACCGGGACTGATTTTCAAGCTCTGGCCATTTTATGGCTTATCCCCAAAGAAGGATGGCACACTTACGCCCACACTCCAACTTCTCTTGGCCAACCCACAACTGTTACGGCAACACTTTCTCCCGCTGCTGCCGCTAACGACCGACTCCAGCTTCCGGTCTTTTACCCTCCTGGTCAAAAACAGAAAGATATTTTTGACCCCGAAATAGAAGTCCGGGTCTATGAGGGGCCAACGCCTATTTTTATACCTTTGCCGGCCATTCCAGGACAAGACCAGACCATTTCTGCTCACATTCGTCTTCTTTTGTGTTCCGCTAAGAGCTGCTATCCTGTTGATACGAATCTTGAACTAAAGTTCACTGCGCAAATTCTAAACAAACTTAAACCAGCCCAAAATCAACCCTGGTGGGTTCAATGGCTAAAATCCATCTCACAATCTTCCAACATCCAACATTCAACATTCAACATTCAACATTATAATTTCTCACCACTCTCATTTACCCCGGGGCTGGAAGTAACCAATTTGAGCAGGGCCGCTTTACTGGCCATGTTAGCCGGGCTAATTTTAAATTTCATGCCCTGTGTCCTGCCCGTTATCAGTCTAAAACTTCGGGGGATGTTGCCCAGGGAAACGGAAGGCAAAAGCTTAAGGCAAAAAAAAAGAGCTTTTAGAATCCACAATTTCTTCTTTGCCCTTGGTATGCTCCTTTATTTCTCAGCTCTGGCCCTGATTATCTCTTTAACGGGCATGGCCTGGGGACAAATTTTTCAAGATAGCAAGGTCGTCTTGGTCTTGAGCCTGCTTGTTTTCGCGTTATCCTTAAGTCTATTTGAAGTTTATGATCTGCCAATTATAGACCTCAAACACAAGAGTACCGCAATCAAACACCCGCATACGGAGGCCTTATTTACAGGCATACTGGCTACACTCCTGGCCACTCCGTGCAGCGGACCGTTTCTAGGCGGAGTACTGGCCTGGACCCTAACCCAGCCTCAGGATATCATCGCGCTGGTCCTCTTTTGTATCGGCCTGGGAATGGCCAGTCCGTACCTGATTATGGCCCTTTTTCCGGGACTGATTCGCATCTTTCCGAAGCCCGGACCCTGGACCCTTTACCTGGAAAAAATCCTGGGCTTTTTGCTTTTGGCGACCTGCATTTACCTAATCAGTCTTTTGCCTGACAGCCTTGTACTTCGCGCCTTGGTCATGTTTTGGGTAATCGGCTTCGGGGCCTGGATGTGGGGAAAATGGACAAACTTAAACCAGAGCAGGCTGAAGAGATGGTCCATTCGCCTCCTGGCCATTGGACTGATCTTTTCCGCTGGTTTCTTTTTATTTATAGAGCCCAAAAGCCCAGAACCATGGGAAAATTTTGAGAGTCAAAAATTTACTCGCCTTCTTGGACAGGAAAATTTTATTTTAGACTTTACTGCTGATTGGTGCTCAAATTGTAAATTTCTGGAAAAGACAGTACTTACGCCCGGTTTTTTAAATGACCTCAAAGTAAAGCATGGTCTGCGATTGATACGCGTTGACTTAACCCGTGCCAATCCGTCCGGCCAAAATCTGCTTAAAGCCCTGGGTAGTCATAGCATCCCTACTCTGGCCATTTTTTCTAAGGAAAACCCTCAAAGCCCGCTAATCATCCGTGATCTTTTTACTAGAAGCCAACTGGAAAAGGCCATTAAGCAGGCGCTAGCAAATGCAGCCTCAAAGCCATAA
- a CDS encoding M24 family metallopeptidase, with translation MFDPLEKMEEKEIARRLKRLRGLWKEECPECQGVFIFSRINIYYFTGTWGNGLLFIPFEGEPILMCRRGLQRAKLESPLKNIVPFKSYGQVEGILRDFGQSLPKVIGVEKTGISWALADSLQKRVVQRDFVAIDQLIARTRALKTEWEIRKMDLAGQRHNQALYQLLPQKIRPGMNEREIAIKVWEIFFGLGHHGMMRMQNFGEEIFLGHVAAGDSANYPSVFNGPVGLRGQHPAISHMGYAGKTWQENEPLVVDVGFCLEGYQTDKTQVYFSENWKPASKVVDAHKFCVEVQAFLAENLKPGAVPSELYEQVFAMAEKSRFGDGFMALGENKVKFVGHGIGLAIDEYPVIAKGFDEPLEENMVLALEPKIGLPGIGMVGVENTFLVTANGGRCLTGQEYNPVLV, from the coding sequence TTGTTTGACCCACTTGAGAAAATGGAAGAAAAGGAAATTGCCCGCCGCTTAAAGAGGTTGCGCGGGCTGTGGAAAGAGGAGTGCCCTGAATGTCAGGGCGTATTTATTTTTTCCCGCATAAACATCTATTATTTTACCGGTACCTGGGGAAATGGCCTGCTCTTCATTCCTTTTGAGGGCGAGCCCATACTTATGTGCCGGCGGGGACTACAGCGGGCCAAACTTGAGTCTCCTCTCAAAAATATTGTTCCGTTTAAGTCTTATGGCCAGGTAGAGGGTATTCTGCGTGATTTTGGCCAGTCTTTACCGAAGGTTATAGGTGTAGAAAAGACGGGTATTTCCTGGGCACTGGCAGATAGTTTGCAAAAAAGAGTTGTTCAGCGCGATTTTGTGGCTATTGATCAGCTTATTGCCAGGACCAGGGCTCTGAAAACAGAATGGGAAATAAGAAAGATGGACCTGGCAGGGCAAAGACACAACCAGGCCCTTTACCAGCTTTTGCCTCAGAAAATAAGGCCGGGAATGAATGAAAGGGAAATAGCCATAAAAGTTTGGGAAATCTTTTTTGGCCTCGGCCATCATGGCATGATGCGCATGCAGAACTTCGGGGAAGAGATATTTTTGGGTCACGTTGCTGCTGGTGATAGTGCCAATTATCCAAGCGTGTTTAATGGCCCCGTTGGCTTAAGGGGTCAGCATCCTGCTATTTCCCACATGGGTTATGCCGGTAAAACCTGGCAGGAAAACGAGCCCTTAGTGGTAGATGTGGGTTTTTGTCTGGAAGGGTATCAAACAGATAAGACGCAAGTGTATTTCTCTGAAAATTGGAAGCCAGCCTCAAAAGTGGTGGACGCTCATAAGTTTTGTGTAGAGGTGCAGGCATTTTTGGCGGAGAATTTAAAGCCGGGGGCAGTGCCGTCTGAATTGTACGAACAGGTTTTTGCCATGGCTGAAAAGAGCAGGTTTGGCGATGGTTTTATGGCCCTGGGAGAAAATAAAGTTAAGTTTGTCGGGCATGGAATTGGCCTGGCCATTGATGAATATCCGGTTATTGCCAAAGGATTTGATGAGCCTCTGGAAGAAAATATGGTCCTGGCCCTGGAGCCTAAAATCGGTTTGCCTGGCATAGGAATGGTAGGCGTGGAAAATACCTTTTTAGTTACCGCAAATGGAGGCAGGTGTTTAACGGGCCAGGAATATAATCCGGTGCTGGTTTGA
- the mqnC gene encoding cyclic dehypoxanthinyl futalosine synthase: protein MQRISVSEARTLWQEMDFFHLGQMAHSVRLKLHPEMIVTYIVDRNINYTNICVSECKFCAFYRPPGHRDGYVLSFEQLAQKVRETVNLGGYQILLQGGMNPDLGLDYYKSLLAFLKTNFPQVAVHGFSPPEIIFLAEKEGVPIAGIIAELKEAGLDSIPGGGAEILVDRVRKEVSPNKYSASQWLKVMEEAHKLGLKTTATMMFGHIETLDERLEHLEKIRELQDRTGGFTAFIPWTFQPRNTKISTFEVSSVEYLKFLALSRIFLDNIPNIQASWVTQGPKVGQLALFWGANDFGSTMIEENVVAATGVHFRLPEEDLRKLISSAGFEPRRRKMDYTLL from the coding sequence ATGCAAAGAATAAGTGTGTCAGAAGCCAGAACGCTCTGGCAAGAAATGGATTTTTTTCATTTGGGCCAAATGGCTCATTCCGTTCGTCTAAAACTTCATCCAGAGATGATAGTCACATATATTGTAGACCGCAATATAAATTATACCAATATCTGCGTTTCCGAGTGTAAATTTTGCGCCTTTTATCGTCCACCCGGGCATAGGGACGGGTATGTACTAAGCTTTGAACAATTGGCTCAAAAGGTACGGGAAACTGTAAACTTAGGAGGTTATCAGATCCTCCTGCAAGGCGGAATGAATCCTGATCTGGGCCTTGATTACTATAAATCTTTGCTCGCCTTTTTAAAGACCAACTTTCCTCAGGTAGCTGTGCATGGGTTTTCTCCGCCGGAGATTATTTTTCTGGCCGAGAAAGAAGGGGTGCCCATAGCCGGAATTATAGCCGAACTCAAGGAGGCAGGACTAGATTCTATTCCCGGAGGCGGGGCAGAAATTCTTGTGGATAGAGTGAGAAAAGAGGTTTCACCCAATAAATACTCTGCCAGCCAGTGGCTTAAAGTTATGGAAGAAGCGCATAAACTTGGTTTAAAAACAACGGCTACCATGATGTTCGGCCATATCGAGACACTGGATGAGCGCCTTGAGCACCTGGAAAAGATTCGAGAGTTGCAGGACAGGACCGGAGGATTTACCGCATTTATTCCCTGGACCTTTCAACCGAGAAATACAAAAATTTCCACATTTGAAGTTTCATCGGTTGAATATTTAAAATTTTTGGCTCTTAGCCGAATTTTTTTGGATAATATCCCCAATATTCAGGCTTCCTGGGTCACCCAGGGCCCAAAAGTGGGGCAGCTTGCTCTTTTTTGGGGAGCTAATGATTTTGGTTCAACGATGATCGAAGAAAATGTCGTGGCTGCTACAGGGGTACATTTCAGATTGCCTGAAGAAGATTTGCGTAAGCTTATTTCAAGTGCCGGTTTTGAGCCGAGAAGGCGGAAGATGGATTATACTTTATTGTAA
- a CDS encoding CoA-binding protein, translated as MLTIVDHQEVKKTLSQVKTIAIIGAKDKSGQPVNDVGRYLIQAGFTVYPVHPKRQNVWGLPTYTSILDIPDQIDLVNVFRAPKFCPDHAREVLQLKKLPLIFWLQLGILSEESRKILQDKPVLFIQDKCLMVEHKRLFGDR; from the coding sequence ATGTTAACTATCGTAGATCACCAAGAAGTGAAAAAAACTTTAAGCCAGGTCAAGACAATAGCCATAATCGGGGCTAAAGACAAATCTGGCCAACCGGTAAACGATGTAGGACGCTATTTAATTCAAGCTGGTTTTACTGTCTATCCGGTACACCCAAAAAGGCAAAATGTATGGGGGCTCCCTACCTATACCAGTATCCTGGACATCCCTGACCAAATTGATTTGGTCAACGTTTTTCGCGCCCCGAAATTTTGCCCTGACCATGCACGGGAGGTTTTACAACTCAAAAAACTTCCATTAATCTTCTGGCTACAACTGGGCATCCTCTCTGAAGAAAGCCGAAAGATTCTACAAGATAAACCCGTCTTGTTTATCCAGGACAAATGCCTGATGGTCGAGCATAAGCGACTCTTTGGCGACAGGTAA
- a CDS encoding YkgJ family cysteine cluster protein, translating into MSEKLAFTCQMCGQCCQGQGGIVVTNEEQQVIASFLNQTLADFREIYIYTKAGKDFIRTNDQQFCIFFKKSSGCLIHPVKPKVCQAWPFFRGNLVDKTSWEMAKEYCPGLCRDVSFEEFVHQGLAYLQKNGLISKKDHREANALKVQDVQQKL; encoded by the coding sequence ATGTCAGAAAAACTCGCCTTTACCTGCCAAATGTGCGGGCAATGTTGTCAGGGCCAAGGTGGCATTGTGGTAACGAACGAAGAACAGCAAGTCATTGCCAGTTTTTTAAACCAGACTTTGGCAGACTTTAGAGAGATATATATTTACACCAAAGCAGGCAAAGACTTTATTCGCACCAATGATCAACAATTTTGCATCTTTTTTAAAAAGAGTTCCGGATGTTTGATTCATCCGGTCAAACCCAAAGTATGTCAGGCATGGCCTTTTTTCAGAGGCAATTTGGTTGACAAGACTAGCTGGGAAATGGCTAAAGAGTATTGTCCAGGGTTATGCCGTGATGTCAGTTTTGAAGAATTCGTCCATCAAGGCCTTGCTTATCTACAAAAAAACGGCCTCATATCTAAAAAAGACCACCGGGAGGCCAATGCCCTGAAGGTCCAGGATGTTCAACAAAAACTATAA
- a CDS encoding J domain-containing protein, whose product MNTSKYYEILGLRPGASLAELKKAYRALAFKYHPDLNKNDPRAGQKFQQINTAYVILRQSLESSAGRSQDFTNPKPEKNTQKTSSTKKNQSQAKHTRDKSHRQKFYARQEEILKEILNDPFARQVFEDIFQKIKKRASDAPVLKQRRFKIEWGKFNLDLDLSQGPIKAIKQWLRRQLDDEQIVYLPARKMLPGSNLRIQVQHKWSGPAKTVKVTLPLDFTVGRPIRLKGLGRKIGPWKGDLYLRFLVK is encoded by the coding sequence ATGAATACGAGTAAGTACTATGAAATTCTTGGCCTGAGACCAGGAGCAAGCCTAGCGGAGCTCAAAAAAGCTTACCGCGCCCTGGCCTTTAAGTATCACCCTGACCTCAATAAAAATGACCCCAGGGCTGGACAAAAATTTCAGCAGATAAATACTGCTTACGTCATTTTAAGGCAAAGTCTTGAATCTTCAGCAGGCAGGAGCCAGGATTTTACTAATCCTAAACCTGAAAAAAATACACAAAAAACATCCTCAACAAAAAAAAATCAATCCCAGGCAAAACATACGCGCGATAAATCCCACCGCCAAAAATTTTACGCCCGCCAGGAGGAGATTTTAAAAGAGATCTTAAATGATCCTTTTGCCAGACAGGTTTTTGAAGATATTTTTCAAAAAATAAAAAAGCGAGCTTCTGATGCCCCGGTACTCAAACAAAGAAGATTTAAAATTGAGTGGGGAAAATTTAACTTGGACCTGGATCTATCCCAGGGGCCAATCAAAGCAATTAAACAATGGCTGCGCAGGCAATTGGATGACGAACAAATCGTTTACCTACCGGCCCGCAAAATGCTCCCGGGCTCCAATTTACGCATTCAGGTTCAACATAAATGGTCTGGCCCGGCCAAAACCGTGAAGGTAACCTTGCCCCTGGATTTTACAGTTGGCCGACCTATCCGTCTTAAAGGACTCGGCCGGAAAATCGGCCCATGGAAAGGAGACCTCTATCTGCGCTTTTTGGTCAAATAA
- a CDS encoding pseudouridine synthase: MSSLIRLNKFLARAGVCSRRKADELIARGQVQINGQVTTELGQKIDPARDKVIVAGKIISPDQVLNKKFTYVLMNKPIQVVTTLKDPQGRKTIVSLLPRSLQKQRLFPVGRLDYYSQGLIILTDDGELTLRMTHPRWEHPKTYEVLVRGKITAHKLDTMSKGMVLREGEKLAPVKVKIIWQKPELALLRMTLIQGVNRQIRRMCRDLDLTVLKLERTHQGPVSLGSLKPGQWRYLHPKEIKALRKSVGLLS; the protein is encoded by the coding sequence ATGAGTTCCCTTATACGTCTTAATAAATTTCTGGCTCGGGCAGGAGTTTGCTCTCGAAGAAAAGCTGACGAACTCATTGCCCGGGGCCAAGTGCAGATCAACGGTCAGGTTACTACGGAGCTGGGGCAAAAAATTGATCCGGCGAGGGATAAAGTGATAGTTGCGGGCAAAATCATCTCACCTGACCAAGTACTAAATAAAAAATTTACCTATGTCCTGATGAACAAACCTATTCAGGTGGTCACAACTTTAAAAGATCCCCAAGGCCGAAAAACTATCGTTTCTCTTCTGCCTCGTAGCCTGCAAAAGCAAAGGCTCTTCCCCGTTGGCCGTCTGGACTATTATTCCCAGGGACTCATTATTTTAACTGACGATGGCGAACTGACTTTACGCATGACTCATCCCAGATGGGAACATCCCAAAACTTATGAGGTCCTGGTCCGGGGCAAAATCACAGCGCATAAACTGGATACTATGTCCAAGGGTATGGTTTTAAGGGAAGGAGAAAAATTGGCCCCGGTTAAAGTAAAAATCATCTGGCAAAAACCTGAGCTTGCTCTTCTGCGAATGACCCTTATCCAGGGCGTAAACAGACAGATCAGACGCATGTGCCGGGACCTTGACCTGACCGTATTAAAACTTGAACGCACCCACCAAGGCCCTGTTAGCCTGGGTTCATTAAAACCAGGCCAGTGGCGATACTTACACCCCAAAGAAATCAAGGCCTTGCGTAAAAGTGTGGGGCTTCTTTCTTGA
- the lolA gene encoding outer membrane lipoprotein chaperone LolA — protein MFLRVAVIFFVFFSSAVWAQDIVGKVQEQYESLKAFQAEFEQILTNAATKEQEQRYGKIYFKKPRLIRWETSRPEAELLIVGQDIVWNYFVEEEIAYKYPVQTVLSSKTMIRFISGQANLKEDFIVENQGLDQELFKLKLIPKNPEPNLVLAYIWVDQESFLLKKVLLVDFFGNGNEVRLKNLEPNPLLEDSLFKFNPPKGVQIQDNTQE, from the coding sequence ATGTTTTTACGAGTGGCGGTTATTTTTTTTGTTTTTTTTTCTTCCGCTGTCTGGGCCCAGGATATTGTCGGTAAGGTACAGGAGCAGTACGAAAGTCTGAAAGCATTTCAAGCTGAATTCGAGCAAATTTTGACCAATGCCGCCACTAAAGAACAGGAGCAGCGTTACGGGAAAATTTATTTTAAAAAACCCAGGTTAATTCGTTGGGAAACGAGCAGGCCAGAAGCAGAGCTGTTGATTGTAGGGCAGGACATAGTTTGGAACTATTTTGTCGAAGAAGAGATTGCTTATAAATACCCTGTGCAAACAGTTTTATCTTCTAAAACCATGATCCGGTTTATTTCCGGGCAGGCAAATCTCAAAGAGGATTTTATAGTAGAAAACCAGGGACTGGACCAGGAGTTGTTCAAGCTCAAGCTCATACCTAAAAATCCGGAACCAAATCTGGTCTTAGCCTATATCTGGGTGGACCAGGAGAGTTTTCTTTTAAAAAAAGTCTTGCTGGTGGATTTTTTTGGCAATGGCAATGAAGTAAGACTTAAAAACCTTGAGCCAAATCCTTTGTTAGAGGATAGCTTGTTTAAGTTTAATCCTCCCAAGGGAGTGCAAATACAGGATAATACTCAGGAATGA
- a CDS encoding DUF362 domain-containing protein: MASKVFFWNLRTSRKMPYELKLKKLLKSLGIGQILEPGQLVALKIHFGEKGTTGFISPLWIRPIIEFLKKVGVKPFLTDTNTLYVGERGESVSHLLQAARHGFDPNLLGAPIIIADGLKSNNERCIEFKGTHFNRFYLAGDIVDADYLIFLSHFKGHELAGFGGALKNVAMGCATRQGKMQQHCGFGPKIIAKLCQGCAACVEVCKPKALQLVEGKVTLDPENCVGCAACLLACKTKALTVNWKVDIKIFLERMIEYAAAVLLSRKQPSLHINFVLRVSPDCDCVGFTDAPICPDLGILGSYDPVALDQACLDLVNASPPLHPSCLPGDIKSGEDKFRAIHPHVRGDYALEYAQKLGLGSRDYELVKV, encoded by the coding sequence ATGGCGAGTAAAGTTTTTTTCTGGAACCTAAGAACATCACGAAAAATGCCCTATGAATTGAAATTAAAAAAATTACTCAAGTCCTTAGGGATTGGACAAATACTGGAACCCGGTCAATTGGTGGCCCTGAAAATACATTTTGGGGAAAAGGGAACAACCGGGTTTATTTCTCCACTCTGGATCAGGCCCATTATTGAGTTCTTAAAAAAAGTCGGGGTCAAGCCTTTTTTGACCGATACCAACACCCTGTATGTCGGCGAAAGAGGAGAATCTGTGTCTCATTTGCTACAGGCAGCCAGACATGGATTTGATCCAAATCTTTTGGGCGCACCAATTATTATTGCCGATGGCTTAAAAAGCAACAACGAACGCTGTATAGAATTTAAGGGCACCCATTTTAACCGTTTTTACCTGGCTGGTGACATTGTAGATGCAGATTATCTAATCTTTTTAAGCCATTTTAAAGGTCACGAACTGGCAGGTTTTGGTGGGGCTTTGAAAAATGTTGCTATGGGGTGCGCCACAAGACAGGGTAAAATGCAGCAACATTGTGGGTTTGGCCCCAAGATTATTGCCAAGCTTTGTCAAGGATGCGCGGCCTGTGTCGAGGTCTGTAAGCCAAAAGCTCTCCAATTGGTAGAAGGGAAAGTAACCCTTGACCCTGAAAACTGTGTGGGTTGTGCTGCCTGTCTTCTGGCCTGTAAGACTAAAGCGCTCACTGTTAACTGGAAGGTGGATATTAAAATTTTTCTCGAAAGAATGATAGAATATGCAGCAGCGGTTTTGCTCTCGCGCAAGCAGCCGAGTCTGCATATTAACTTTGTTCTTCGAGTCAGCCCTGATTGTGACTGTGTTGGTTTTACAGATGCCCCTATCTGCCCCGATCTTGGTATACTTGGGTCTTATGACCCCGTGGCCCTTGACCAGGCATGCCTGGATCTAGTCAATGCATCCCCTCCTTTACATCCAAGTTGCCTGCCTGGAGACATAAAATCCGGAGAGGATAAGTTCAGGGCTATTCATCCGCATGTCCGGGGTGACTATGCCCTGGAATATGCGCAAAAATTGGGTCTTGGAAGCCGAGACTATGAGTTGGTGAAAGTGTGA